Within Desulfurobacterium thermolithotrophum DSM 11699, the genomic segment TTAATGATTACTCACAACGAAAAACTTCTTGACGTTGCTGATAGAGCTTCCTTACTATGTGCTGGAAAGGTTCTTGATACGTCAGATCCTCAAACCATAAAGAGAAAGTTTGAAGAATGTAAAGTTTGTGATGTGTTAGACTTTGAATTAAAGGGGGAAAAAGATGGAAAAGATAGATAAACTTCTAAATAATATCCTTTCTTTAGGATTGCCAGAAGATGTACTTAAAAATCCTTCTATTGTCATTGAAGGGCATAAAGTTGTTAAGGAAGTTCCTTATCCAGGAATTCTGCTTGAAAAAAAGGTTTTAGATGACAGAATAAAAGTTAGCTTAAAAGTTCTTCCAAATATTACAGTTGAGAAGCCAGTCCATATGTGTCTTTCAAAACTTAGTCCAGGAGATCAACTTATTGATATTACTATAGATATTGGCGAAAACTCAAAAGTAAAGATGGTTTCCCATTGTGCCTTTAAGGGTAAGAATATCAAACACATAAGTAGAACTAATTTTAGAGTAAGAAAAGGAGCTTCTCTTGAAGTTTCTGAAATTCACTATCACGAGAAGGATATAGATATTTTAATAGACGCTAAGTCAGAAGGTGTAGTAGAAGAAAAAGGTTCCTATAAGAGTCTTTTCAAAATAGATTCAAATAATGCAGGAAAGGTCAGAATAGAATACACCGTTGACATTCTTGACTATGCAACTGCAGATATTGAAACAAAAATAGCAGGAAGAGATGGAGATGATATATATGTGAAAGATATCATGTATCTAAAAGGTAAGTACTCTAAAGCTATAGCTAAGAGTAGATTAATGGCTCTTGGCAACACTAAAGCTGAGTTTTACGGAGAAACTTATGGATTTGGAGATTACTCAAGAGGTCACATTGACTGTTCAGAAATAGTAAGAGGCAATGAAGTTACAGTAAAAGCTATTCCTATAGTTGTTGTTAATAACGAAACTGCAAAAGTAACACATGAGGCTGCTGTTGGTAGCATTGATAAGAAACAACTTGAAACCTTGATGGCAAAAGGACTTGACGAAGACGAGGCTGTTGACGTAATTGTTAAAGGAATGCTAGGGTAATAACCATTTAAATATAAGGAGAGAAAGATGAAAGTATTTGGTCCAGAACCAGAAGGCAAAAGAAAACATACACCCGTAATTGAAGCACCTGCAAAAGTAAAAAAGGGTGAGTGGTTTGATGTAAAGGTTGTTGTTGGTAAGGATATTGCACATCCAAATACAAAAGAACATTGGATTGCGCATATATCCCTTTGGGCTGGAGACTTCTTGGTAGCAAAAGCAGATCTTGAACCTGAAAAGGCTGCATCAGAAGTTATTTTTAAAGTAAAACTTGAAGAAACAACAACCCTTACTGCCCATGCATACTGCAATCTTCACGGCCTCTGGCACAGTGAAGAAGTAACCGTAGAAGTTGAGGAATAATTTCTGGCGCCCTTACGGGCGCCATCAAATTGGCTTAGGTGAAATGGGCTTAAGGAATAAGAAAAAGAGAAAGAATCTTGATAGCGTTAATGTTTGTTAGTTACGCTACTGTGTGTTATATTGATTTTTCGAAGATAAGCTTAGGAATAACTATCTTTTTGAGAATTTCTCTTCACAGTTATTGTATTCCTTGGCTTTGACAAGTTGTAGTGTATAGAGTTAGATATAGAACAGGTTGGAAGATTTTTGATATACTTCACACAAAGTAATTCGTTTTCGAACGATTGCAGGAGCCTAAAAGATGAAAATAGAAAGAAAAGTTTATGAAGAAAAATTTTGGAATATACTTGAGGATTTATTTGCAGGAGCAGAAGTAGAAGGTAAAAGTGGATATGTAAATCTTCTGAAGGTAAAAAGAAAATATTTTAAAAATTATTTAAAACCAAATCTCTTAGAGTATATAGACAAGCAGTTAAAAGATTTTCCAGATTTTAAAGAAGAACTCTATCAAAAACTATATTCATTCTTTCACAGATATTTTTCTGAAACAGGAAGTATATATTTTTCATACACACCGCTTTACTACAAGATATACGATAAAGTTTATAAAAACGAAGGAAAGAAAGAAGTTTACTTTAAGCCAAGTGAGTTTGATTCCAATACAGATTTTGAACAAATCTTATCAGATAAAGAAGATGTAAGCCTATTTTGGAAAACGCATATGCTTTATTACATAAAAACAGACAAAATAATTCGTTCCATGAAAGTAGAAATACCAGAAGAAGCATTAACTTTTTACTTTGACGCATCAGAAATAGAACTAAAAAAAGCAAATGAAAAAAAACAGTTAATTTATGAATTAAAAGAAGTAAAAGAAGATGGAACTATAGTATTAAAAGTTTTATATTCCGAAAGAGGAAAGAAAACAAAAGAAAAAGAAATAATAAAGCAGGTAAAAAAAGTATACAAACACTCAAGATTGACAGAAGAATATCTAAATAAAGCAATAAAAACCTTTGAAAAACAGGCAAATGTAGATTACTTCATAAACAAAAATGCAGAAAAGTTTTTAAAAGAACAGTTTGATTTATGGATGTATCAGTATCTCTTTTCACAGGAAGCAAGTTTTGATTTAAAAAGATTCCAAGAGCTTCAAGCATTAAAGAATATAGCTTATAGGATAATAGAGTTTATAGCACAATTTGAAGATGAATTAAGAAAGATATGGGAAAAACCAAGATTAGTATTTAACTCAAACTATGTAATAACACTTGATAGAATAGCAAATAAAGAAGAAGGAAAAGAAATTTTAGAAGAAATAATAAGCCAGTTAAAAGAGCAGGAAAAAGAATTTAAAAAGAGTATAAACCAGTTAAAGAAGATAAAAGAGAATTACAAATCTTATAAGGAAAGATTTGAGAATCATCAAATAAAAAATCAATTAGAGGAATGGTATTTATTAGACATAATAGAAGAAGGTTTTGGAGTAGATGGGATATTAAAAAATGGTGAGTTAAACGAAAAATGGAAGTTTTTACCTGTTGATACAAAATACTTTAATGGATTAAAAGAAAAAATAGAAGAAATATTTGACATAGATGAAGAGTTAGATGGAAGATTAATAAAAAGTGAAAACTGGCAAGCATTAAATACAATACTGCCAAAGCATAAAGAAAAAATACAAACTATTTATATTGACCCGCCGTTTAACAAAGAGCAAGAAGCAGATTATTACTATAATGTGAATTATAAAGATTCTACTTGGATAACAATGCTTGAAAATAGAATTTCTTTAGCTAAAGAGTTATTGAATGAAAAGGGAAGTATTTTTGTAAGATGTGATTACAATGGAAATATGTATGTAAGAATGCTTTTAAATGAGATTTTTGGGAAGGAGAATTTTAGAAATGAAATAGATATTAAAAGAAACCAATCTTTACCTAAAACAGGAGATGTTAATTTAATAGAAGAAACAGAAAATCTTTATGTATTTGGTAAAACAAATAAGTTTTATTTTATAAACCAATTGATGGACAGAGAAAAACCAAAATGGGTGGATCTAGGGACTCGTCCATCAGATGTAGAAGATAATCCTCCAAGAGTAGTGGAAGGCAAAGAGTTTTATCCTCCAAAATACAGGAGATGGGCATATTCGCAGGATAATATTGATGAGATGTATGCTAAGGGAAGATTAAAAATAGAAAATGGAAAAATTAAGATATTATTAGACAAGAGAAAATTAGGAAGTAATTGGACAGATATTCCTGGATATTCTACAGTTCCGACTTGGGGATTTAAAACCGAAAATTCGGAAGTATTACTCAAAAGAGTTATCCAATCAACCTTAAACGAAAGAGATATAATCTTAGACTTCTTCCTTGGATCTGGAACAACAACAGCAGTAGCACATAAGTTAAAAAGAAAATGGATAGGAGTAGAGCTTGGGGAACATTTTTACTCAGTAATACTACCAAGGATGAAAAAAGTTTTATTCTATGACAAATCAGGCATAAGTAAAGATAAAGATGTAAAAGAACTATATAATGATAAAAAGGCAGGTGGATTTTTCAAGTACTATGAACTTGAGCAGTATGAAGATATATTAAAAACAATAGAATATGCAGACATAGATGTAGAAGAATATTATGAAAAATTAGCTAATGTTTTAGGAGAAGATTTTAAATCTTCAAAAGCAGAGCCATTTATATTTGATAAAAAATTAGCAAGAGTTGTTGATGAAGAAGGTAATATAAATATACAGAACCTATATCCAGATAAAGAAATAGACATTGCAGAAAGTATATCAAATGTATTAGGAATAAGCTTTAATCAAGCAAAAGAAAATATAAACAACAAAACTTTAGCAAAACTATTAAACATTTAAGGTGATAACTATGGCAACAAAATTAAAAGCACAGCCTTATATAAAACTACAACAAATAGCCGAAGAAATAGAAATAAAAAATCCAAACTGGGATATATTAGATAACA encodes:
- a CDS encoding class II SORL domain-containing protein, which gives rise to MKVFGPEPEGKRKHTPVIEAPAKVKKGEWFDVKVVVGKDIAHPNTKEHWIAHISLWAGDFLVAKADLEPEKAASEVIFKVKLEETTTLTAHAYCNLHGLWHSEEVTVEVEE
- a CDS encoding SufB/SufD family protein; this translates as MEKIDKLLNNILSLGLPEDVLKNPSIVIEGHKVVKEVPYPGILLEKKVLDDRIKVSLKVLPNITVEKPVHMCLSKLSPGDQLIDITIDIGENSKVKMVSHCAFKGKNIKHISRTNFRVRKGASLEVSEIHYHEKDIDILIDAKSEGVVEEKGSYKSLFKIDSNNAGKVRIEYTVDILDYATADIETKIAGRDGDDIYVKDIMYLKGKYSKAIAKSRLMALGNTKAEFYGETYGFGDYSRGHIDCSEIVRGNEVTVKAIPIVVVNNETAKVTHEAAVGSIDKKQLETLMAKGLDEDEAVDVIVKGMLG
- a CDS encoding site-specific DNA-methyltransferase, whose amino-acid sequence is MKIERKVYEEKFWNILEDLFAGAEVEGKSGYVNLLKVKRKYFKNYLKPNLLEYIDKQLKDFPDFKEELYQKLYSFFHRYFSETGSIYFSYTPLYYKIYDKVYKNEGKKEVYFKPSEFDSNTDFEQILSDKEDVSLFWKTHMLYYIKTDKIIRSMKVEIPEEALTFYFDASEIELKKANEKKQLIYELKEVKEDGTIVLKVLYSERGKKTKEKEIIKQVKKVYKHSRLTEEYLNKAIKTFEKQANVDYFINKNAEKFLKEQFDLWMYQYLFSQEASFDLKRFQELQALKNIAYRIIEFIAQFEDELRKIWEKPRLVFNSNYVITLDRIANKEEGKEILEEIISQLKEQEKEFKKSINQLKKIKENYKSYKERFENHQIKNQLEEWYLLDIIEEGFGVDGILKNGELNEKWKFLPVDTKYFNGLKEKIEEIFDIDEELDGRLIKSENWQALNTILPKHKEKIQTIYIDPPFNKEQEADYYYNVNYKDSTWITMLENRISLAKELLNEKGSIFVRCDYNGNMYVRMLLNEIFGKENFRNEIDIKRNQSLPKTGDVNLIEETENLYVFGKTNKFYFINQLMDREKPKWVDLGTRPSDVEDNPPRVVEGKEFYPPKYRRWAYSQDNIDEMYAKGRLKIENGKIKILLDKRKLGSNWTDIPGYSTVPTWGFKTENSEVLLKRVIQSTLNERDIILDFFLGSGTTTAVAHKLKRKWIGVELGEHFYSVILPRMKKVLFYDKSGISKDKDVKELYNDKKAGGFFKYYELEQYEDILKTIEYADIDVEEYYEKLANVLGEDFKSSKAEPFIFDKKLARVVDEEGNINIQNLYPDKEIDIAESISNVLGISFNQAKENINNKTLAKLLNI